Proteins encoded within one genomic window of Trueperaceae bacterium:
- a CDS encoding N-acetylmuramic acid 6-phosphate etherase, which produces MAEPFGLAGTEAASERFWELDRWPLSRTLAELVDGNRRAVEAVERALPQLEAAAEAIVERLAGGGRLLYAGAGTSGRLALQDAAELPPTFGFDRTVVLLAGGVDAGARAREGAEDDIGSADRAVEEAGVGEPDVLIGIAASGRTPYTVAAVRAAAERGAATVGVANNPATPLLAAARYPVCLDTGPEVLAGSTRLSAGTAQKIALNALSTAALVRLGGAYRNLMVGMSPSNAKLRERAVAIVVRATGADPGRARAALEAAGGEIRVAIVILRAGVGAPEAREFLEQHGQRVRHTLEALGVDAG; this is translated from the coding sequence ATGGCTGAGCCGTTCGGACTGGCGGGAACCGAGGCCGCGAGCGAGCGCTTTTGGGAGCTGGACCGCTGGCCTCTGTCGAGGACCCTGGCCGAACTGGTCGACGGCAACCGGCGCGCGGTCGAGGCGGTCGAGAGGGCGTTGCCGCAACTCGAGGCCGCGGCCGAAGCGATCGTCGAGCGACTCGCCGGAGGCGGCCGTTTGCTCTACGCGGGTGCCGGCACCTCGGGCAGGCTCGCCTTGCAGGATGCCGCCGAGCTACCGCCCACGTTCGGTTTCGACCGCACCGTGGTGCTGTTGGCCGGCGGGGTCGACGCCGGGGCGCGAGCCCGGGAAGGGGCCGAGGACGATATCGGATCCGCGGACCGAGCGGTCGAAGAGGCGGGAGTCGGTGAACCGGACGTCCTGATCGGGATCGCGGCCAGCGGCCGGACGCCCTACACGGTCGCTGCCGTGCGCGCCGCCGCCGAACGTGGCGCCGCCACCGTCGGGGTCGCCAACAACCCTGCCACCCCTCTGCTGGCCGCTGCCCGCTACCCGGTCTGCCTCGACACCGGCCCCGAGGTGCTGGCCGGGTCGACCCGCCTCTCTGCCGGCACCGCCCAGAAGATCGCCCTGAACGCCCTCTCCACCGCGGCTCTGGTACGTCTCGGTGGCGCCTACCGGAACCTGATGGTGGGCATGTCTCCGTCGAACGCCAAGCTGCGTGAGCGGGCCGTTGCGATCGTGGTGAGGGCGACAGGCGCCGACCCCGGCCGTGCCAGGGCAGCGCTGGAGGCGGCCGGCGGGGAGATCCGAGTCGCGATAGTTATCCTGAGAGCAGGCGTGGGCGCCCCGGAAGCCAGGGAGTTCCTCGAGCAGCACGGGCAGCGGGTGCGCCACACGCTCGAAGCGCTGGGGGTCGACGCCGGGTGA
- a CDS encoding SIS domain-containing protein — MSNLEREIFEQPEVLQRLLDAAEPVAVARALREADCPMVVTLARGSSDNAVSFFAYLAGNYLGLPVASLPPSVLTVYRSRMRVTEAVAIAVSQSGRSEDVRLSLEALEAAGALTVSITNDDSSPLATAADYHLAQGAGEEKAVAATKTFSTQMMLLALLVAHWSGDEELLAALQAVPGAMRELLAEREAVSHAALRLTHAADAYVLGRGYSFAIAQEVALKLKETSYMGTQAYSSAEFQHGPIAAVSPREPVLLLATADHTLDSNSEVAARLLGLGADLTVISSAGSLLAGAHAAVRLPGNRHPVTESFLLVLAGQLLALQLAAARGYDPDRPRNISKVTRTI; from the coding sequence GTGAGCAATCTCGAACGGGAGATCTTCGAACAGCCGGAGGTGTTGCAGCGGCTCCTCGACGCCGCTGAGCCGGTAGCGGTAGCTCGGGCGCTGAGGGAGGCGGACTGCCCCATGGTCGTCACTCTCGCCCGCGGATCGTCCGACAACGCCGTCTCCTTCTTCGCCTACCTGGCCGGCAACTACCTGGGACTGCCGGTGGCGAGCCTGCCGCCAAGTGTGCTCACCGTGTACCGCTCGAGGATGAGGGTCACCGAAGCGGTTGCGATAGCAGTAAGCCAGTCCGGTCGCTCCGAGGACGTGCGCCTCTCACTGGAGGCGCTCGAGGCGGCCGGCGCGCTCACCGTTTCGATCACCAACGACGACTCGAGCCCGCTCGCCACGGCGGCCGACTATCACCTGGCGCAAGGCGCCGGTGAGGAGAAGGCGGTGGCCGCCACGAAGACCTTCTCGACTCAGATGATGCTGCTGGCCCTGCTGGTGGCCCACTGGTCGGGCGACGAGGAGCTGCTCGCCGCCCTGCAGGCGGTGCCCGGGGCCATGCGCGAGCTGCTGGCCGAACGCGAAGCCGTGAGCCACGCCGCGCTGCGCCTCACCCATGCCGCCGATGCCTACGTGCTGGGCCGAGGCTACTCGTTCGCCATCGCCCAGGAGGTCGCCCTCAAGCTTAAGGAGACGAGCTACATGGGTACCCAGGCCTACTCCAGCGCCGAGTTCCAGCACGGGCCGATCGCGGCGGTCTCTCCGCGGGAGCCGGTCCTGTTGCTCGCGACCGCCGATCACACGCTCGACTCCAATTCGGAGGTCGCCGCGCGGCTGCTAGGCCTGGGCGCAGATCTCACGGTGATCTCCAGCGCCGGATCGCTGCTGGCCGGCGCTCACGCCGCGGTACGGTTGCCCGGGAACCGCCACCCCGTCACCGAATCGTTCCTGCTGGTGCTCGCCGGCCAACTGCTCGCACTCCAGCTCGCCGCGGCCCGGGGCTACGACCCCGACAGGCCCCGCAACATCTCCAAGGTCACGAGGACCATCTGA
- a CDS encoding amidohydrolase family protein, which produces MSRELRGLLLTPSGLQRGTIRFGERIEELLPGDVDGPLILPGFIDSHVHGGGGGDTMDGPDGVRALAQFHLRHGTTTILPTTMTNPWERVLGALEGVREVRAEPGDGPLPDIPGAHLEGPFISPRRLGAQPPCTQLPEPDLIAQVLEPGVVRVVTIAPELPGALEAARTFARAGVRVSVGHTTASYEQVLDLAVLMREEQTEYGFTHLFNAMGGIEGRDPGVAGAALGLLDAHAELIFDLHHVAPGSFHAARAAKGKRLHFVSDCIRAAGLGDGPSELGGQAVEVSGGAVRLPDGTLAGSVLTLDQALRNALACGVQLAQASDLVSGSPARYLGLTDRGQLAVGMRADLVTLDEEYRVEAVWVGGRPAFGGAH; this is translated from the coding sequence ATGTCGCGCGAGCTCCGGGGGCTCCTCCTGACCCCGTCCGGCCTCCAGCGTGGCACCATCCGCTTCGGCGAACGGATCGAGGAGCTACTCCCCGGAGACGTCGACGGGCCACTGATCCTCCCGGGTTTCATCGACTCGCACGTCCATGGCGGCGGTGGAGGCGACACGATGGATGGTCCCGACGGGGTGCGCGCCCTGGCTCAGTTCCACCTGCGGCACGGCACCACCACCATCCTCCCCACGACGATGACCAACCCTTGGGAGCGAGTGCTCGGAGCGCTCGAGGGTGTCCGGGAGGTCCGGGCGGAACCGGGCGACGGCCCGCTGCCGGACATCCCTGGAGCCCACCTCGAGGGCCCCTTCATCAGTCCCCGCCGTTTGGGGGCCCAGCCGCCCTGCACCCAGCTGCCCGAGCCGGACCTCATCGCCCAGGTGCTCGAGCCCGGCGTCGTGCGAGTCGTGACGATCGCGCCCGAGCTGCCGGGGGCGCTCGAAGCTGCCAGGACCTTCGCCCGCGCCGGCGTGAGGGTGAGCGTGGGCCACACGACCGCCAGTTACGAACAGGTGCTCGACCTCGCGGTGCTGATGAGAGAGGAGCAGACCGAGTACGGCTTCACCCATCTGTTCAACGCCATGGGCGGGATCGAGGGGCGCGATCCTGGCGTGGCCGGGGCCGCACTGGGCCTTCTCGATGCTCACGCCGAGCTGATCTTCGACCTGCATCACGTAGCGCCGGGCAGCTTCCACGCCGCCCGGGCTGCCAAGGGGAAGCGGCTCCACTTCGTGAGCGACTGCATCCGGGCGGCGGGCCTCGGCGACGGCCCGAGCGAACTGGGCGGCCAGGCGGTGGAGGTGAGCGGTGGCGCGGTGCGGCTGCCCGACGGAACGCTAGCCGGCAGCGTACTCACCCTGGACCAGGCGTTGCGCAACGCTCTCGCCTGCGGAGTCCAGCTGGCGCAGGCGTCCGACCTGGTCTCCGGCTCTCCCGCTCGCTACCTGGGGCTCACCGACCGTGGCCAGCTGGCCGTGGGCATGCGTGCCGACCTGGTGACCCTCGACGAGGAGTACCGCGTCGAGGCGGTGTGGGTGGGCGGGCGGCCGGCTTTCGGCGGGGCCCACTGA
- a CDS encoding aldo/keto reductase, which produces MNYRYLGRSGLKVSELSFGAWVTFGEQIDEELAFECMDTAYRAGVNFFDNAEVYASGQAERMMGNVIRRAGWKRSDLVVSTKIFWGGDGPNDRGLSRKHLIEGTEAALERLQLDYVDLVFCHRPDLHTPVEETVRAMNYLLERGKAFYWGTSEWSAEQIREAFEVARREHLVGPTMEQPQYNLFHRQRVEVEYTRLYEAFGLGLTTFSPLASGLLTGKYNDGIPEGSRFATEGYEWLRKRLESPEGQAQLVAVRKLGPLAEELGASTAQLALAWCLKNPNVSSVITGATRPEQVEQNMKALDLVEKLTPQVLERIERIVDNRPAPLPDLRERR; this is translated from the coding sequence GTGAACTACCGATATCTGGGACGCTCGGGGCTCAAGGTCTCCGAGCTTTCTTTCGGGGCCTGGGTGACCTTCGGCGAACAGATCGACGAGGAGCTGGCGTTCGAATGCATGGACACTGCCTACCGTGCCGGCGTCAACTTCTTCGACAATGCCGAGGTGTACGCCAGCGGCCAGGCCGAGAGGATGATGGGTAACGTCATCCGCCGGGCGGGCTGGAAACGGTCGGACTTGGTGGTCTCGACCAAGATCTTCTGGGGTGGGGACGGACCCAACGACCGCGGCCTGTCACGCAAGCACCTCATCGAGGGAACGGAAGCGGCGCTCGAGCGGTTGCAACTCGACTACGTCGACCTGGTCTTCTGCCATCGACCCGACCTGCACACTCCGGTCGAGGAGACGGTGCGGGCGATGAACTACCTGCTCGAGCGGGGCAAGGCGTTCTACTGGGGGACCTCCGAATGGTCTGCCGAACAGATCCGCGAGGCGTTCGAAGTCGCTCGCCGCGAGCACCTGGTTGGCCCGACGATGGAGCAGCCGCAGTACAACCTGTTCCACCGCCAACGGGTCGAAGTCGAGTACACGAGGCTCTACGAGGCGTTCGGCCTGGGCCTGACTACCTTCAGCCCGCTGGCGAGCGGGCTCCTTACCGGGAAGTACAACGACGGCATCCCCGAGGGAAGCCGCTTCGCGACCGAGGGTTACGAGTGGCTACGCAAGCGCCTGGAATCCCCGGAAGGGCAGGCGCAACTCGTGGCCGTCCGGAAGCTGGGACCGCTGGCCGAGGAGCTGGGAGCCTCCACCGCGCAACTGGCGCTCGCCTGGTGCCTGAAGAACCCGAACGTCTCGAGCGTCATAACCGGGGCGACGAGACCCGAGCAGGTCGAGCAGAACATGAAGGCACTCGACCTGGTCGAGAAGCTCACCCCACAGGTGTTGGAGCGGATCGAACGGATAGTGGACAATCGGCCCGCTCCACTACCGGATCTGCGCGAGAGGCGGTAG
- a CDS encoding metallophosphoesterase family protein — MLSDVHADPRSLELVLAHAGAEGWDEAIFLGDAVGYGEDAAGAVALLRSLPLRAGIKGNHEEMLDELRAGRRPNAARPVVATLSRNLAQLAPDDLSYLDGLRERHLDESWGAVHGALRRRFEYLISVPLARSNASHMKRDLYFVGHTHVPAAYIQEPGAGWSLRPFGPNGGRIRLAEGARAFLNPGSVSVPRDGVAGASYAIFDEGEREFRVGRAPLAPPARSSH, encoded by the coding sequence GTGCTGTCCGATGTCCACGCCGACCCGCGCTCGCTGGAACTGGTCCTTGCGCATGCCGGGGCTGAGGGGTGGGACGAGGCGATCTTCCTTGGAGACGCCGTTGGTTACGGCGAGGACGCCGCCGGCGCAGTCGCTCTGCTTCGGTCACTCCCGTTGCGCGCCGGTATCAAGGGCAACCACGAGGAGATGCTCGACGAACTGCGGGCCGGGCGCAGGCCAAACGCGGCTCGCCCCGTCGTCGCCACGCTAAGTAGGAATCTCGCCCAGCTCGCGCCCGACGACCTCTCCTACCTCGACGGGTTGCGAGAGCGGCACCTGGACGAGTCGTGGGGAGCCGTCCATGGCGCCCTTCGCCGGCGCTTCGAGTACCTGATAAGCGTCCCTCTCGCCCGCTCCAACGCCAGCCACATGAAGCGCGACCTCTACTTCGTTGGACATACGCACGTCCCGGCCGCCTACATCCAGGAGCCGGGAGCCGGCTGGTCGCTCCGGCCTTTCGGGCCAAATGGCGGGCGAATACGACTGGCCGAAGGCGCGAGGGCGTTCCTCAATCCCGGAAGCGTGAGCGTACCGAGGGATGGCGTGGCGGGGGCGAGCTACGCGATCTTCGATGAGGGGGAGAGGGAGTTCAGAGTCGGGCGAGCCCCATTAGCTCCGCCGGCTCGAAGCTCTCATTAG